Proteins from a genomic interval of Lactococcus protaetiae:
- a CDS encoding DUF1033 family protein, whose protein sequence is MYRVVTMYGTDEPWWFFEGWKDDIISVNEFDDFYKALKWYKKEWFKLAKTFKEYTSKEGLQTAFWQIGDEEWCEDCVGYLQRYHSIALLEDWHALPFEKSRSGYEKQAGSKPDCSCTLK, encoded by the coding sequence ATGTATAGAGTAGTTACGATGTACGGCACCGATGAGCCATGGTGGTTCTTTGAGGGCTGGAAAGATGATATTATTTCAGTGAATGAATTTGATGATTTTTATAAGGCACTGAAATGGTATAAAAAAGAATGGTTCAAATTAGCAAAAACTTTTAAAGAGTATACGAGTAAAGAGGGATTGCAAACTGCATTTTGGCAGATAGGTGATGAAGAATGGTGTGAAGACTGTGTAGGTTATTTACAACGTTATCACAGCATAGCGCTTCTTGAAGACTGGCATGCACTTCCGTTTGAAAAGAGTCGGTCAGGCTATGAAAAACAAGCAGGGAGTAAACCAGACTGTTCATGCACCTTGAAGTAA
- the rpmI gene encoding 50S ribosomal protein L35 translates to MPKQKTHRASAKRFKRTGSGGLKRFRAYTSHRFHGKTVKQRRQLRKARMVSKGDFKRIKRMIATMR, encoded by the coding sequence ATGCCAAAACAAAAAACTCACCGTGCATCTGCTAAACGTTTCAAACGTACAGGTTCAGGCGGTCTCAAACGCTTCCGTGCTTACACATCACACCGTTTCCACGGTAAGACTGTAAAACAACGTCGCCAACTTCGTAAAGCACGTATGGTTTCTAAAGGAGACTTCAAACGTATCAAACGTATGATTGCGACTATGCGTTAA
- a CDS encoding LPXTG cell wall anchor domain-containing protein produces MMSEKEQKQQEIINQVKNHAAVKVGNGLLLSATVLGAGAVVQNIAPTALRPIVASADMISNQLYAGQQVGNSSNLVSDTSSADLTDESQWSYSTTSGIAGQQEITAPASKGKTNAQAYTSSQGMAHSNQNSTLHGTAQEQAVANSADKVEDFSVSIDSAVNAGNMAEVSTESGSVKGQAPITDLSTSSTTDSEFSSVSTSAVSAVVLPSAYNGAQRGIGIGGGGANADLKSTDAGLASWNSTWSDTYDGHVMSGNSAVTTSDSNVTSDNFQSVLVQANISVDRVAYTNYIASPIMVNGVQYAGYLTTATGTVGDDFVIVVKATDGFTNYNLGANFAYINLSLAGSSQALPSVATTSDNTTPEQLSATSNVSSVDNHSVSNSDELTNEASTENASSQTDNTQSETNLNQTTEASETKPSGETATPQLSGDKLVMTGEQGEQQSFAQYHSPLDMSRPFKFGARLNGIGTTTSSRNNYLGVTFTPTQSLKDKMEQTSRRLGIEGVPYSIFAGWSSDEYHHVLEVLTTDSKGTLLETGQSDVGINPKVELPVSADGVSAMTVGWNPMMQFNDDIITGSLTVTVGGKTVTHANLKVPAQTYFGFVGAISGQHQPLSLDFSQSSFIASKKAAPILVHYLDQATGFSLAEPTIINGKLEQVFYIGAEKNTHETNHYTTPKITGYHEVSHQEEVRKVTSNIAQNEVNIFYEGNPRQQETIYQLPNGEVYQATHHSFTGLDFPEVTIPQLDGYMSKVDGVSSTVIKSEHADENQEHTVTYDLAPQKASFDFSYDSTVADELPQLATVVQDGTSQAMIQMPTFNLPSGYFVSSVTTPEGEVFTGNTALKTALTAHPSFVSGDNNFVITLSASYQEAHLTINHLDGSQTYQFATGNTGGVFIFSNLKPKVTDNNGNTYHAVLTSADGTEISLTGTSISDRFDSTMNFGIVDQAIQQYKIDYVKDETATVSIEDTKNSQQAVSTVMPLSVTTEDSVSNIPAVSKTNIPNNYSGTQRGVGVGGGGSNNSLTSVNAGLASWNSIWSDTYDGHKITGNSAVTTSDGNVTDNNFQAVLQEANISVDGTPYTNYVASPITVNGVQYAGYLTNSDGTTAADFMIVVKTTDGFADYNLGADFAYINPSITNTAPNNSPDTSTPTNSSETTTPPASPNSTSSEPNQPLTTLPDGSDGDTPTTPEMPSSPVDTPPTDTAPSSDDKSTTIPSETPNSTNTTPSIPKVVVPQVNTTVPPTGMIVPTVKGAKTKLQAEQAETTTKAPTKIISTSNEEANQLPQTGDKSGNLVGMGGLLTASAFLLAARRKKEEKDKKERSEAQQHDGE; encoded by the coding sequence ATGATGAGTGAAAAAGAGCAAAAGCAACAGGAGATAATTAATCAAGTCAAAAATCATGCTGCAGTAAAAGTAGGGAATGGATTGCTTTTGAGTGCAACTGTTTTAGGAGCTGGTGCAGTGGTTCAAAATATTGCGCCAACAGCGCTACGTCCGATTGTAGCTTCAGCGGACATGATTTCTAATCAATTGTATGCTGGTCAGCAAGTAGGTAATAGCTCAAATTTAGTTTCTGATACATCATCAGCAGATTTGACGGATGAGAGTCAATGGAGTTATTCGACTACATCAGGAATAGCAGGGCAGCAAGAAATTACAGCCCCTGCCTCTAAAGGTAAAACAAATGCTCAGGCTTATACTTCTAGTCAAGGAATGGCTCATTCTAACCAAAACTCGACACTTCATGGTACAGCTCAAGAACAAGCGGTGGCAAATTCTGCTGACAAGGTTGAAGATTTTTCTGTCAGTATTGACAGCGCCGTGAATGCAGGAAATATGGCAGAGGTTAGCACCGAAAGCGGGAGTGTTAAAGGACAGGCTCCGATTACAGATTTATCAACGAGTTCAACGACTGATTCAGAATTTTCGTCAGTAAGTACAAGTGCTGTCAGTGCTGTTGTACTTCCAAGTGCTTATAATGGTGCTCAACGTGGCATAGGGATTGGTGGTGGAGGTGCAAATGCTGATTTAAAATCTACTGATGCAGGATTGGCAAGTTGGAATTCAACTTGGTCAGACACTTATGATGGTCATGTAATGAGTGGAAATTCAGCAGTGACAACTTCTGACAGCAATGTGACGAGTGATAATTTTCAGTCTGTACTTGTGCAAGCTAATATTTCTGTTGATAGAGTAGCTTATACAAATTATATTGCTTCACCGATTATGGTCAATGGTGTGCAATATGCTGGATATTTGACAACAGCAACTGGAACGGTTGGTGATGATTTTGTCATCGTTGTCAAAGCAACAGATGGATTTACGAACTATAATCTTGGTGCTAATTTTGCATATATCAATTTATCACTGGCAGGAAGTTCGCAAGCATTGCCATCAGTAGCTACGACTTCTGACAATACAACACCTGAACAGCTGTCAGCAACATCAAATGTGTCGTCAGTAGATAATCATTCTGTAAGTAACTCTGATGAGCTAACCAATGAAGCATCAACAGAAAATGCCTCCTCTCAAACAGATAACACTCAATCTGAAACTAATTTGAATCAAACTACAGAAGCTTCAGAAACAAAGCCATCAGGAGAAACGGCTACACCGCAACTTAGTGGTGATAAGTTAGTGATGACAGGAGAGCAAGGAGAGCAACAGTCATTTGCTCAGTATCATTCCCCACTTGACATGAGTCGTCCTTTTAAGTTTGGTGCGCGTTTAAATGGGATAGGAACAACAACTTCCTCTCGAAATAACTATCTAGGGGTGACTTTTACACCAACTCAATCATTAAAAGATAAAATGGAGCAAACTTCGAGAAGGCTTGGTATTGAGGGGGTGCCTTATTCTATTTTTGCTGGATGGTCCTCGGATGAATATCATCATGTTTTGGAAGTATTAACCACGGATTCAAAAGGAACTTTGCTAGAAACAGGACAGTCAGATGTTGGCATCAATCCTAAGGTGGAGCTTCCTGTAAGTGCTGATGGTGTAAGTGCAATGACCGTGGGTTGGAACCCAATGATGCAATTTAACGATGATATTATCACAGGTTCTCTGACTGTAACAGTTGGTGGTAAGACTGTCACTCATGCGAATTTGAAAGTTCCTGCACAAACCTATTTTGGATTTGTAGGGGCAATAAGCGGTCAACATCAGCCATTAAGTCTTGATTTTTCACAAAGTAGTTTTATTGCAAGTAAAAAAGCAGCACCGATTCTAGTTCATTATCTTGATCAAGCAACAGGTTTTTCACTTGCTGAACCAACGATAATTAACGGCAAACTTGAGCAAGTTTTCTATATCGGAGCGGAAAAAAATACTCATGAAACTAATCACTACACTACTCCGAAAATCACAGGTTACCATGAAGTTAGCCATCAAGAAGAAGTTCGAAAAGTAACCAGTAATATTGCTCAAAATGAGGTCAATATTTTCTATGAAGGCAATCCAAGACAGCAAGAAACCATTTATCAATTACCCAATGGTGAAGTATATCAAGCTACACATCATAGCTTTACAGGTCTTGATTTTCCAGAAGTTACTATTCCTCAGCTTGACGGTTATATGAGCAAGGTAGATGGTGTCTCCTCAACAGTAATCAAATCTGAACATGCTGACGAAAATCAAGAACACACTGTCACTTATGACTTGGCACCTCAGAAAGCATCTTTTGATTTTAGTTATGATTCCACGGTGGCTGATGAACTTCCACAGCTAGCTACAGTTGTTCAAGATGGAACATCACAGGCAATGATTCAAATGCCAACATTCAACCTTCCATCAGGTTACTTTGTATCATCTGTCACAACACCTGAAGGAGAGGTCTTCACTGGAAATACAGCATTAAAAACAGCACTGACAGCTCATCCCAGCTTTGTCAGCGGAGATAATAACTTTGTGATTACGCTGTCAGCAAGTTATCAAGAAGCGCATTTGACGATTAATCATCTGGATGGCAGTCAAACTTATCAGTTTGCGACAGGAAATACAGGTGGAGTATTCATATTCAGCAATTTAAAGCCGAAAGTAACAGATAACAATGGAAACACTTATCATGCCGTATTAACTTCAGCAGATGGAACAGAAATTTCACTGACAGGAACAAGTATTTCTGATCGTTTTGACAGCACGATGAATTTTGGAATTGTTGACCAAGCTATCCAGCAATACAAGATTGATTACGTTAAAGATGAAACCGCCACTGTATCAATTGAAGACACGAAAAACTCACAACAAGCTGTCAGCACTGTGATGCCTTTGTCAGTAACAACGGAGGATTCTGTCAGTAATATTCCCGCTGTCAGTAAGACAAATATTCCAAATAATTATAGTGGTACTCAGCGTGGTGTAGGAGTAGGTGGCGGTGGATCAAATAATTCTTTGACCTCAGTAAATGCAGGATTGGCAAGTTGGAATTCGATTTGGTCAGATACTTATGATGGTCATAAAATTACAGGAAACTCAGCTGTTACGACTTCTGATGGAAATGTCACGGATAACAATTTTCAAGCAGTGCTTCAAGAAGCTAATATCTCTGTTGATGGAACACCTTATACTAACTATGTCGCATCACCAATCACAGTAAATGGTGTGCAATATGCAGGGTATCTGACAAATTCAGATGGAACAACAGCAGCTGATTTTATGATTGTCGTAAAAACCACAGATGGTTTTGCAGATTACAATCTCGGAGCAGACTTTGCTTATATCAATCCATCAATAACAAACACAGCACCAAATAATAGTCCTGATACCTCCACTCCAACTAATTCTTCAGAAACAACAACACCTCCCGCATCACCAAATTCAACATCTAGTGAGCCAAATCAACCCCTAACAACTTTACCAGATGGCAGTGATGGAGATACTCCAACAACTCCAGAAATGCCCTCATCTCCTGTAGATACTCCTCCCACGGACACAGCACCTTCATCGGATGATAAATCCACAACAATCCCATCAGAAACCCCTAACTCTACAAATACGACGCCATCAATTCCTAAAGTTGTGGTACCACAGGTAAATACAACCGTCCCACCCACAGGAATGATAGTACCGACAGTCAAGGGGGCAAAAACAAAATTGCAGGCGGAACAGGCAGAAACCACCACAAAAGCACCCACAAAAATAATATCAACCTCTAATGAAGAAGCAAATCAACTCCCTCAAACAGGAGATAAATCAGGAAATCTTGTGGGAATGGGCGGTCTTCTCACTGCGTCAGCGTTTTTATTAGCGGCACGGCGTAAAAAAGAAGAAAAAGATAAAAAAGAAAGAAGTGAAGCACAACAGCACGATGGCGAATAA
- a CDS encoding FAD-dependent oxidoreductase has protein sequence MTIYEKQKEISFISQSIPLYLMGHNDILKNGGYTTIKELEAQGIQVKAQSVVRNIDTLTKQIFFTQEESNNVETATYDKLVLATGSYPLLPMFSGEFKERLIVVKNIEDAKRIRYLFETAKRIIVVGGGFIGVELSRILASHGIKITLIQAHSYLLDKYLDEPAARNIEALMQSEGIDIQLSTFPVDIREEENKETGTALNLYTDHYEKFEADAIIYSVGFRPNSFLLANQVELGDMGAIEVDDYMQTSHQDVFAVGDCATSKVNRVKGRRYLPHASEAIRQGGIAAINLAGPKQKIIPSEGTYSMNLDGRTLCATGLNKKNAEAEGFECGMVHYRNDFLNSDEYTNIWLVYERKTHKILGVQVEGTAEGIAIYADLISLAIQQNLAIEDVEFSDFYFKHGYKNPNGMIKTLAQLIRQEDPKS, from the coding sequence ATTACAATTTATGAAAAACAAAAAGAAATAAGCTTTATCTCACAAAGTATCCCACTCTACCTGATGGGGCACAATGATATTCTAAAAAATGGTGGCTACACCACTATAAAGGAACTAGAAGCACAAGGAATTCAAGTTAAAGCACAGTCTGTTGTACGAAATATTGATACACTTACTAAACAAATATTTTTTACACAAGAGGAAAGCAATAACGTAGAAACTGCGACTTATGATAAGCTTGTTTTAGCAACAGGCTCTTATCCGTTGTTGCCAATGTTTAGTGGAGAATTTAAAGAGCGCTTGATTGTTGTGAAAAATATTGAAGATGCCAAGCGAATTAGATATTTATTTGAAACAGCTAAACGAATTATTGTAGTTGGTGGAGGTTTCATTGGTGTTGAGCTTTCACGTATTTTAGCTTCACATGGGATAAAGATTACTCTCATTCAAGCGCATAGTTATTTACTTGATAAATATTTGGATGAGCCTGCGGCTAGAAACATTGAAGCTTTGATGCAGTCAGAAGGAATTGATATCCAACTCTCGACATTTCCAGTGGACATTCGTGAAGAAGAAAACAAAGAAACTGGAACAGCTCTAAACCTTTATACAGACCATTACGAAAAATTTGAAGCAGACGCAATCATTTATTCCGTTGGTTTTCGCCCCAATTCATTTCTTCTTGCCAATCAAGTTGAACTTGGCGATATGGGAGCAATAGAAGTTGACGATTATATGCAGACAAGTCATCAGGATGTATTTGCTGTTGGAGATTGTGCCACCTCAAAAGTCAATCGTGTCAAGGGTCGCCGTTATCTCCCTCACGCAAGTGAAGCAATTCGGCAAGGTGGAATTGCAGCAATTAATCTGGCAGGCCCAAAACAAAAAATTATTCCTTCGGAAGGAACCTATAGTATGAATCTGGATGGTCGAACATTATGTGCAACAGGTTTAAATAAAAAGAATGCCGAAGCAGAAGGTTTTGAATGTGGTATGGTTCATTATCGAAATGATTTTCTTAACTCGGATGAATATACTAATATTTGGCTAGTTTATGAAAGAAAGACACATAAAATTTTAGGAGTTCAAGTTGAAGGAACTGCTGAAGGAATCGCAATTTATGCTGATCTTATCTCATTAGCAATTCAACAAAATCTAGCAATTGAAGATGTTGAATTTAGCGATTTTTACTTTAAACACGGTTACAAAAATCCAAATGGAATGATTAAAACATTAGCTCAACTCATTCGTCAAGAAGACCCAAAATCCTAA
- a CDS encoding HAD family hydrolase, whose protein sequence is MDKIKNIIFDWDNTLFPFKEKYWESAHRKLFAEQLNFNDVYELDLFMDKYHDFDELLWPRVHRREMTIDELRNERLRLTLRYFDIAFEENYIQGFFEQFLKTLLDDIQPNQWLINQLERLSDSYRIAILSNGGHWEQREKLRRSDIEGRYPIYISGETGFLKPDARAFMNLLNQEHFKAVETLMVGDLIEHDIEPAKKLGMKTAYIGAQKETIADFEFETIQDFFNFFVKE, encoded by the coding sequence ATGGATAAAATCAAAAATATTATTTTTGACTGGGATAATACACTTTTTCCATTTAAAGAAAAATACTGGGAAAGCGCTCATAGAAAACTTTTTGCTGAACAATTAAATTTTAATGACGTGTATGAACTAGATTTATTTATGGATAAATACCATGATTTTGATGAATTGCTTTGGCCACGTGTTCATCGTAGAGAAATGACGATTGATGAATTGCGTAATGAGCGTTTACGTCTGACTTTACGCTATTTTGATATTGCTTTTGAAGAAAACTATATCCAAGGTTTTTTTGAGCAATTTTTGAAGACTTTGCTTGATGATATTCAACCTAATCAGTGGCTTATTAATCAATTGGAGCGTCTCTCGGACAGTTATCGTATCGCTATTTTGAGTAATGGTGGGCATTGGGAACAACGTGAAAAATTACGTCGTTCTGATATTGAGGGAAGATATCCTATTTATATTTCAGGAGAAACGGGCTTCTTGAAACCTGATGCGCGTGCTTTTATGAATCTTTTGAATCAGGAACATTTTAAAGCGGTTGAAACTTTAATGGTTGGCGATTTGATTGAACATGATATTGAACCTGCAAAGAAACTGGGGATGAAGACGGCTTATATTGGTGCGCAAAAGGAAACTATTGCTGATTTTGAGTTTGAAACGATACAAGATTTTTTTAATTTTTTTGTAAAAGAATAA